CGATGGCGAGATAGAGCCCGTCTATCCCAGGCGCCCAGTCGAGGATGCCTCGCCCGTCTGGCGTGAGCGGCCGCAGTCCTGCCCAGGCGTGGCGGATCTGGGCGTGCTCGAGCGCCGGCATGCGGTGCACCGCCTTCTCCACCGTCTGCTCCAGCACGCCCCAGTCCACGCTCGCCGTGTACTCCGTGTGCGCCCCGATGTCGCCCGGGCTCATCAGGATCGCGCCCTGCTCGCTCCGGCAGTAGAAGCCCGACGCGATATCGGTCACGAGCGGGATCGGGTGCCTGATCTCGCTGAAGCTGTCCGTGACGAAGATGTGGCGCCGCCGAGGGTCGACCGGCAGGTCGAGGCCCACCATTTTCCCAACCAGGGGCGCCTGCGGCCCGGCGGCGTTGATCACGAGCCGCGTCTCGATCCGGCCCGCCGGCGTCACGACGGCGCTCACCTTCCTGCCGTCGTCGAGCTCGATCCCGGTCACCGGCGTTTCCTCAAAGAACCTGACCCCGCCAGCCCGGGCGCGGGCCGCGTAGGCCTGGACCACGTCGTTGGGTGAGGCGTAGCCGTCCGTCGGCCCCCAGACGGCCGCGATCGCGTCGTCCACGCGAAGCCCCGGCACGATGGCCTTCGCGTCATCGGGAGCGATCATCCTGACGTCGGCGCCCATGCTTTGCTGGAGCGCCACGTTGGTGCGGAAGCGGGCGACGTCCTTGTCGCTCGACAGGATGAAGAGATAGCCCTCCTGGCGGAAGTCGCACGGCACGCCCATCTCGTCCTCGAAGCGCTTGAAGAAGGCGATGCCCCGCAGGGAGAACTCGATCTCGACGCGCGTGGCGAACTGCACCCGGATCCCGCCCGCGGCCTTGCTCGTCGAGCCCGAGCCGATCGCCTCGCGCTCGAGCACCACGACGTCGCGGGCCCCGCGCTTCGAGAGGTGGTAGGCGATGCTCGAGCCGATGGCGCCCGCGCCGATGATGACGATGTCGGCCGTCCGCGGCAGCGCGCTCATGCCTCGATCGCCCGCGTCACCGGGTGGGCCCCGATCTCGCCGCCCATCCAGCCCGGGACCACCGCCGAGAATCGCCCCGCAGTGCCGCCTGCCACGACCACCATGATCTCCTCCACTGACGGGAACTTGGGTATGAGGGCGTCGGGGTCCGAGGCGCCGATATTCTTCAACCGCCCGCTCTCGGCGCCGTCCGGCCCCGGCTGGAGCTCTCGAGCAGGGCGCCGAACTGTCTCGAACAAATGGCGCTTCACGTCCCGCTTGCTCCAGCCCGCCTCTCCGATGGTCTTCGCATGCTCGGGACCGATGACCCAGAGCGTGTGACCGTACAGGGGAAAGGTCTTGTGGTTCCACACGCCGGCGGCCGACCAGCCGAGCGACGCCACGAGCTGCGCCGGCTCTCGGCTCAGGTGATCGTTGATGATGAACGGCCCCTCTCCCGGAAAGACCGTCACCGTGCTCTCACCGGGCGCGTGCCCACGCTCGACGTGGAGCGGCTCCCACGAGGAGACCTCCTCATGCTCGCCGATGCAGTACGTGTATCGACCCGGGTGGCCGAGCGTGGACATCGAGATCTCTCCCGCCTTGGTCCCGCCCAGGTTGATCATGACGAGCCTCAGCGCGCGTCCGATCGTGGCGTTGGCGCGGTAGCCGGGGCCGAACACGCCGGCCGCGCAGTTGACGCCGAGGCGGGCACGGATGGGGCCGTTGACGATGATGAGGGGCGACGTCGCGTTGGTCGTGCCCGACTGGCCGTGGAGGTTGAAGGCCGGATCGCAGGCCGCCTCGACGACGGCCAGGACCACGGGGAAATACTCTGGCCGGCAGCCCGCCATGACGGCGTTGATCGCGAGCTTCTCCACCGTGGCGCGGCCGTAGTTGGGCGGCACCTCCGCCACGAGCGCCTCGCGCGCGCGAGACGTGCCACCCAGCATGCGCTCCACGCGCTCGCGCGTCGGCGGAACGACGGGCAGGCCGTCGGTGACGCCACGCTCGAACCAGATCTCCATCTCGTCCGTCATCGCGGCGCCTAGTATACGGACGCCGCCCGGCGAGCTTGCGTGCTATTATCCCGCCCGCCGAGCGCCTCGCCCGGCCAGGAGGCCACACCATGAGACTGCCGCTCGCCCTCGTTGCCGTACTCGCCTGTGCCGTCACGGCGCCTGCCGCCCACGCCCAGCAGACGGTCAAGGTCGGGACTACACCATCCTTCATCTTCCTGCCGATCTACGCGGCGGAGCAGCTGGGGTACCTCAAGGCCGAAGGCATCACCGCGCAGTTCGTGGATTTCGAGGGCGGGGCTGAAGTCACGACGGCCATGGTCGGCGGCTCCATCGAACTGGGCGGGACCATGGCCGAGCGGCCGCTGATCCTCGCCGAGAAGGGCTTCGGCGCCAAGAACCTTGTGGCCCTCGAGAACAAGAACCCGCTCTTCCTCGTCCTGCGCAAGGACCACCCCGCGAAGACGGTCAAGGACCTCAAGGGCACGAGGCTCGGCATGACGCGGGCGGGCAGCGGCACCGATCTCTCGCTCCGGGCGCTCCTCCAGGACGCGGGGCTCGAGCCCGACAAGGACGTC
The DNA window shown above is from Candidatus Methylomirabilota bacterium and carries:
- a CDS encoding FAD-binding oxidoreductase; translation: MSALPRTADIVIIGAGAIGSSIAYHLSKRGARDVVVLEREAIGSGSTSKAAGGIRVQFATRVEIEFSLRGIAFFKRFEDEMGVPCDFRQEGYLFILSSDKDVARFRTNVALQQSMGADVRMIAPDDAKAIVPGLRVDDAIAAVWGPTDGYASPNDVVQAYAARARAGGVRFFEETPVTGIELDDGRKVSAVVTPAGRIETRLVINAAGPQAPLVGKMVGLDLPVDPRRRHIFVTDSFSEIRHPIPLVTDIASGFYCRSEQGAILMSPGDIGAHTEYTASVDWGVLEQTVEKAVHRMPALEHAQIRHAWAGLRPLTPDGRGILDWAPGIDGLYLAI